In Gambusia affinis linkage group LG08, SWU_Gaff_1.0, whole genome shotgun sequence, a single window of DNA contains:
- the LOC122834987 gene encoding carbonic anhydrase 5B, mitochondrial-like isoform X1 has protein sequence MVIFSAAVRPLVSHLRRQLVRHAMSPRITPVRRCNLTACSSKYVLSQMHPMWQEPLEVPGGDHQSPIDIAVKKAVFDSDLKPLESSYDPQTCQQIWNNGYSFLVEYDDTTDKNILKGGPLQDKYRLCQFHFHWGESNDWGSEHTVDRRLFPAELHLVHWNSDRYTLFEEAVMEENGLAVIGIFLKVGKRHEGLQKLVDALPAIRHKDSVVEFNRFDPASLLPSNIDDYWTYHGSLTTPPLTESVTWIVMKQHIEVSHDQLAVFRSLLFTSAEEEVQKSMVNNFRVQQPLRGRTVRSSFTPFLQEAP, from the exons ATGGTGATTTTCTCCGCAGCGGTTAGACCTTTGGTCTCTCACCTTCGGCGACAACTCGTCAGACACGCCATGAGTCCCAGGATAACGCCTGTCCGACGATGCAACCTCACGGCGTGTTCCAGCAAATATGTTCTGTCTCAGA TGCACCCCATGTGGCAGGAGCCCCTGGAGGTGCCAGGAGGGGATCATCAGTCTCCCATCGACATCGCCGTGAAAAAAGCCGTCTTCGACTCGGATCTGAAGCCGCTGGAGTCCAGCTACGACCCGCAGACCTGCCAGCAGATCTGGAATAACGGTTACTCCTTTCTGGTCGAGTATGACGACACTACTGACAAGAACA TTCTAAAGGGAGGCCCTCTACAGGACAAATACAGGCTTTGTCAGTTCCACTTCCACTGGGGCGAGAGCAACGACTGGGGCTCAGAGCACACTGTGGACCGACGGCTGTTTCCTGCAGAG ctcCACTTGGTCCACTGGAACTCTGACAGGTACACTCTGTTCGAGGAGGCGGTGATGGAGGAAAACGGACTCGCAGTTATTGGAATTTTTCTGAAG GTGGGAAAGAGACACGAGGGGCTGCAGAAGCTGGTTGACGCTCTGCCTGCTATCAGACACAAG GACAGCGTGGTGGAGTTTAACCGCTTTGATCCAGCTAGTCTGCTTCCCTCCAACATCGATGACTACTGGACGTACCACGGCTCTCTGACCACACCCCCTCTCACAGAGTCCGTCACCTGGATCGTTATGAAGCAGCATATTGAAGTCAGCCATGACCAG CTGGCGGTCTTCCGGAGCCTCCTGTTCACCTCTGCCGAGGAGGAAGTCCAGAAGAGCATGGTGAACAACTTCCGGGTGCAGCAGCCTCTGCGGGGTCGCACCGTCCGCTCCTCCTTCACTCCTTTCCTGCAGGAGGCGCCGTAG
- the LOC122834987 gene encoding carbonic anhydrase 5B, mitochondrial-like isoform X2, with product MDCLKKLEEAEHNGEMHPMWQEPLEVPGGDHQSPIDIAVKKAVFDSDLKPLESSYDPQTCQQIWNNGYSFLVEYDDTTDKNILKGGPLQDKYRLCQFHFHWGESNDWGSEHTVDRRLFPAELHLVHWNSDRYTLFEEAVMEENGLAVIGIFLKVGKRHEGLQKLVDALPAIRHKDSVVEFNRFDPASLLPSNIDDYWTYHGSLTTPPLTESVTWIVMKQHIEVSHDQLAVFRSLLFTSAEEEVQKSMVNNFRVQQPLRGRTVRSSFTPFLQEAP from the exons atggacTGTTTGAAAAAGCTGGAGGAAGCTGAGCACAATGGGGAAA TGCACCCCATGTGGCAGGAGCCCCTGGAGGTGCCAGGAGGGGATCATCAGTCTCCCATCGACATCGCCGTGAAAAAAGCCGTCTTCGACTCGGATCTGAAGCCGCTGGAGTCCAGCTACGACCCGCAGACCTGCCAGCAGATCTGGAATAACGGTTACTCCTTTCTGGTCGAGTATGACGACACTACTGACAAGAACA TTCTAAAGGGAGGCCCTCTACAGGACAAATACAGGCTTTGTCAGTTCCACTTCCACTGGGGCGAGAGCAACGACTGGGGCTCAGAGCACACTGTGGACCGACGGCTGTTTCCTGCAGAG ctcCACTTGGTCCACTGGAACTCTGACAGGTACACTCTGTTCGAGGAGGCGGTGATGGAGGAAAACGGACTCGCAGTTATTGGAATTTTTCTGAAG GTGGGAAAGAGACACGAGGGGCTGCAGAAGCTGGTTGACGCTCTGCCTGCTATCAGACACAAG GACAGCGTGGTGGAGTTTAACCGCTTTGATCCAGCTAGTCTGCTTCCCTCCAACATCGATGACTACTGGACGTACCACGGCTCTCTGACCACACCCCCTCTCACAGAGTCCGTCACCTGGATCGTTATGAAGCAGCATATTGAAGTCAGCCATGACCAG CTGGCGGTCTTCCGGAGCCTCCTGTTCACCTCTGCCGAGGAGGAAGTCCAGAAGAGCATGGTGAACAACTTCCGGGTGCAGCAGCCTCTGCGGGGTCGCACCGTCCGCTCCTCCTTCACTCCTTTCCTGCAGGAGGCGCCGTAG